One genomic window of Etheostoma spectabile isolate EspeVRDwgs_2016 chromosome 5, UIUC_Espe_1.0, whole genome shotgun sequence includes the following:
- the setbp1 gene encoding SET-binding protein isoform X2 yields the protein MEPRDLVGSARPKEAELQGGRVGPNEEDQEGAGGISLARSDDVINGAISEGEGLEEQVEGLLEEQEFSIKEASFQEGSLKLKIQTTKRTKKPPKNLENYICPPEIRMTIRPPVGEGKGGRQGRTGGGAGRGQKDDERGPPRKRTYERQFRMPEQREGGLLQLLGDHTLPKHQLRSSLPPAHTLSHTQQTQHTLVQQFQHPHAHQHQINPDWITPAAPSASPANRADSEPARELAGASRSSLLDPAQPFSRTATQSPSPQRSLTPDLQLPVVTDASILNLTSLSRGRGLQEVSEQLFGNIKRKYGRKDSQRMLCNPHSADTPWGRQPEKGSESPTNSEERQKYRQEETAQRCHEEREERRKEERERAIAGRRGDDEDRGMPMLTEEGKGRKRRRRPSFDESFYVDEQLQQRQDSDTTEKHQPGPPEPKVAHKMETHKNECRLTSHADVSRERIEKAERADKGDTREKGDRAERGEIVISGSDLMSVLSANRIKKNPVGRPKISTDALKHREPIHNLINKANLNTNPRLPSPNPSPRGSISPSPSPKPRANISPSLSPSHSISSTASSRPTKAKDRWSYLKAKSHASLTSPQRDNRNSPSTLADPPSAFPITPSSPLYTNTDSLTVHTPIKRKRGRPKKQPLLTVETIHEGTSTSPPSPLAQDTAAGLNRRRKTHTLNTLVQMASTTTSANSNNLKLKRGRGPSRPVNKMKLGKMQSILNEILSGSSQNGALALKSSSAPVSSAMSAMASTIEARLGKQINVSKRGTIYIGKKRGRKPRAETQGLNPPKTTRDKPITSVSTSSLYESPVVPSATLSPSSSTPSIRNSHSDATMPSLQPISALPSKLAGRSFLSGGWKLSPPRLLANSPSHLSEGASVKEVTLSPISESHSEETIPSDSGIGTDNNSTSDQTEKGSASRRRYSFDLCGFEAAEAAALEASNRGSKARCERQVTAVDNFLSQQEKKQKHHRRKRKCLQSRDHLHFLSELEEVVLKLQQLRVSHRRYTCYPQQPYPSIFRLNFHHYYPVTYDSYSCDSSSYLRRSADLKAKRRRGRPAKPSEPITSKLPFVQGYGYPLPGGNYYAAPYAMPYAPSLSLGYFPPAPPFYLPHHSLGPAPPSPFMRPAVPPPKAFHSSGHSKLQPGAKLRGGNGPLQGPSVRGEGLGSLGSGSAGGLAGVRLHKRKHKHKHKHKDEPLLSLRDRQELGGLFSGAKTNARLSMLSDRRDMASQGSSKHLEKQRGSGRGSSLGSSLGMFESDQLSTHSLADSQFHSRQTRQPINSFMSSYSSQSQRSESTSDLFVGSREDDCGGRSRNTRLTVFGDQGLMSFQTARQEPGQMNNCSSSSLTDVPSKRRYKRREVEQIQKDVRRMHSLNFEHVQKILRAKRLQRQAKTGNNVIKRRPGRPRKQPIVESEPTNRMANDRADGRGLDMFAGRRGDGRTQGMPVLERCDDLPGRQSLRQNLTPEPLEFSNHDSISATIETVVHQARSVPPLAKGGKRRGRGHSRDQLWAPSCQ from the exons ACATACGAGCGCCAGTTCAGAATGCctgagcagagagagggaggcctgCTGCAACTACTGGGAGATCACACTCTGCCCAAACACCAGCTTCGCAGCTCCCTCcctcctgcacacacactctcacacacacagcaaacacagcacaccCTCGTGCAGCAATTCCAACACCCTCATGCACATCAGCACCAAATCAATCCGGACTGGATTACGCCTGCAGCACCTTCAGCATCCCCGGCCAATCGTGCAGATTCTGAGCCAGCCAGGGAACTGGCAGGAGCCAGTCGGAGCTCTTTGCTTGATCCAGCCCAACCTTTCTCACGGACAGCGACACAAAGTCCCTCACCTCAGAGATCCCTGACTCCAGACCTGCAGTTGCCAGTGGTTACAGATGCCAGTATTCTCAACCTAACCTCTCTCAGCAG GGGGAGGGGTTTGCAAGAGGTCAGTGAACAGCTCTTTGGGAACATCAAGAGGAAATACGGCAGGAAGGACTCCCAGAGGATGCTCTGTAATCCCCACAGTGCTGATACACCTTGGGGAAGACAGCCAGAGAAAGGATCGGAAAGCCCAACTAATTCAGAGGAGAGGCAGAAGTACAGGCAAGAGGAGACAGCTCAGCGGTGTcatgaagaaagagaggaaaggagaaaagaggaaagagagcgAGCGATTGCTGGGAGGAGAGGTGATGATGAAGACAGAGGGATGCCCATGCTGACAGAGGAAGGGAAAGGAAGAAAGAGGCGGAGGAGGCCTTCTTTTGACGAGTCATTTTATGTAGATGAGCAATTACAGCAACGGCAGGACTCTGACACTACAGAGAAGCACCAGCCTGGGCCCCCAGAACCCAAAGTAGCACATAAGATGGAGACTCACAAAAATGAATGTCGACTCACAAGTCACGCTGATGTCAGTAGAGAAAGGATAGAAAAAGCAGAGAGAGCAGATAAAGGCGATACAAGAGAAAAAGGCGACCGGGCAGAAAGAGGAGAGATAGTTATAAGTGGGTCTGACTTAATGTCTGTTTTGAGTgcaaatagaataaaaaagaacccaGTTGGTCGTCCTAAGATCAGCACAGACGCCCTTAAACACAGAGAGCCTATTCACAATCTTATCAACAAAGCCAATCTTAACACAAACCCCAGACTCCCCAGCCCAAACCCCAGCCCCAGGGGCAGCATCAGTCCTAGCCCAAGCCCTAAACCCAGGGCTAACATTAGTCCCAGTCT CAGCCCCAGCCACAGCATCAGCTCCACAGCCAGTTCCAGACCAACCAAGGCCAAGGACAGATGGTCCTACCTGAAAGCTAAAAGCCATGCCAGCCTCACGTCACCCCAGAGAGACAACCGGAATAGCCCCTCAACCTTAGCTGACCCACCCTCTGCCTTCCCCATCACCCCCTCTAGCCCCCTCTACACCAACACTGACAGCCTGACTGTCCACACACCCATTAAGAGGAAACGAGGACGCCCCAAAAAACAGCCACTACTTACAGTGGAGACCATCCATGAGGGCACCTCCACCTCACCTCCAAGCCCACTGGCACAGGATACCGCTGCAGGGCTAAACCGTAggaggaagacacacacactaaacacattAGTGCAAATGGCCTCCACGACCACCAGTGCCAATTCTAATAATCTGAAACTAAAGCGTGGCAGAGGCCCTTCCAGGCCAGTGAATAAGATGAAGCTTGGGAAAATGCAGAGCATCCTGAACGAGATCCTTTCAGGTTCCAGTCAGAACGGCGCTCTGGCTCTGAAGTCATCTTCAGCCCCTGTTTCCTCAGCTATGAGTGCCATGGCGTCCACCATTGAGGCTCGGCTGGGAAAACAGATAAATGTCAGCAAGAGAGGAACCATCTACATTGGTAAGAAGAGAGGGCGGAAACCCAGAGCAGAAACCCAAGGCTTAAACCCTCCCAAAACCACAAGGGACAAGCCAATCACATCTGTCTCCACATCCAGTCTCTATGAGAGCCCTGTAGTGCCTTCTGCCACCTTGTCTCCCAGCTCCAGCACTCCATCCATAAGAAACAGCCACTCTGATGCCACTATGCCAAGTTTGCAGCCCATCTCAGCCCTGCCCTCCAAGCTTGCAGGCAGGAGCTTCCTCTCTGGGGGATGGAAACTGTCTCCTCCACGCCTTCTGGCTAATTCCCCTTCCCACCTGTCAGAGGGGGCATCAGTGAAGGAAGTGACCCTGTCCCCCATCAGCGAGTCCCACAGCGAGGAGACTATTCCAAGCGACAGTGGGATTGGGACAGATAACAACAGCACCTCAGATCAAACGGAGAAGGGCTCCGCCTCTCGACGCAG GTACTCATTTGATCTGTGTGGGTTTGAGGCTGCAGAGGCAGCAGCCTTGGAAGCATCCAACAGGGGCAGCAAAGCACGCTGTGAACGGCAAGTAACTGCTGTTGACAACTTCCTGTCACAGCAGGAAAAGAAGCAAAAGCATCATCGTAGGAAGAGGAAGTGCCTACAGAGCCGGGATCATCTTCACTTTCTTTCTGAACTGGAGGAG GTTGTGTTAAAGCTCCAGCAGCTACGAGTGTCTCACAGACGATACACCTGCTACCCCCAGCAACCATATCCCTCCATTTTCCGCCTCAACTTCCATCATTACTATCCTGTTACCTATGACTCCTACTCCTGTGACTCCAGCTCGTACCTCCGCAGGAGCGCCGATCTGAAGGCTAAGAGGAGACGCGGCCGTCCAGCTAAACCCAGCGAGCCAATCACATCGAAGCTGCCTTTTGTTCAAGGATATGGTTATCCGCTGCCAGGGGGAAATTACTATGCAGCACCGTATGCGATGCCTTACGCACCTTCTCTGAGTTTGGGCTACTTTCCCCCTGCTCCCCCATTTTATCTGCCCCACCACTCGCTAGGACCTGCGCCTCCATCTCCCTTCATGAGGCCAGCTGTACCCCCTCCCAAGGCTTTCCACTCTAGTGGACACTCAAAGCTCCAGCCAGGGGCCAAGCTTCGCGGCGGCAATGGCCCACTTCAGGGGCCCTCTGTAAGAGGAGAGGGCCTTGGATCCCTGGGCAGTGGCAGTGCAGGTGGTCTTGCAGGGGTTCGTCTCCATAAGAGGAAGCACAAGCACAAACATAAGCACAAGGATGAACCTCTCCTTTCGCTGCGAGACCGGCAGGAATTGGGCGGGCTCTTTAGCGGCGCAAAGACCAATGCCCGTCTCAGCATGCTAAGTGACAGGAGGGACATGGCCAGTCAGGGCTCTTCAAAGCATCTGGAGAAGCAGAGGGGCAGTGGTAGAGGCTCAAGCCTAGGATCCAGCTTAGGGATGTTTGAGTCGGACCAGCTGTCCACACACTCTCTCGCTGACAGTCAGTTCCACTCCCGTCAGACTCGACAGCCAATAAACAGCTTCATGAGCAGCTACAGTAGCCAATCGCAGAGGTCAGAGTCAACTTCTGACCTGTTTGTGGGGTCACGGGAGGACGACTGTGGAGGGAGGAGCAGAAACACGAGGCTCACTGTGTTTGGAGATCAGGGCTTAATGTCATTCCAAACTGCCAGGCAGGAGCCAGGACAGATGAACAACTGCTCCAGTTCCTCCCTCACTG ATGTTCCCAGTAAGCGGAGATATAAGCGACGCGAGGTGGAACAGATCCAGAAGGACGTGAGGAGGATGCATTCTTTGAACTTTGAGCATGTGCAGAAGATCCTCCGTGCCAAGCGCCTGCAGCGACAAGccaaaacaggaaacaatgtCATTAAAAGACGGCCTGGGCGGCCCCGAAAACAACCCATAGTGGAATCTGAGCCGACTAATAGGATGGCAAATGATCGGGCTGATGGTCGAGGTTTGGACATGTTTGCCGGTAGGAGAGGAGATGGGAGGACTCAGGGGATGCCTGTCCTGGAGAGGTGTGATGACCTGCCAGGTAGGCAGAGCCTCCGGCAAAACTTGACCCCCGAGCCTCTGGAGTTCTCAAATCATGATTCCATCTCAGCAACAATTGAGACTGTGGTGCATCAAGCGCGATCTGTGCCTCCTCTGGCCAAAGGAGGGAAACGCAGAGGCAGGGGCCACAGCAGGGACCAGTTATGGGCTCCTTCCTGTCAGTAG
- the setbp1 gene encoding SET-binding protein isoform X1 — protein sequence MEPRDLVGSARPKEAELQGGRVGPNEEDQEGAGGISLARSDDVINGAISEGEGLEEQVEGLLEEQEFSIKEASFQEGSLKLKIQTTKRTKKPPKNLENYICPPEIRMTIRPPVGEGKGGRQGRTGGGAGRGQKDDERGPPRKRTYERQFRMPEQREGGLLQLLGDHTLPKHQLRSSLPPAHTLSHTQQTQHTLVQQFQHPHAHQHQINPDWITPAAPSASPANRADSEPARELAGASRSSLLDPAQPFSRTATQSPSPQRSLTPDLQLPVVTDASILNLTSLSRGRGLQEVSEQLFGNIKRKYGRKDSQRMLCNPHSADTPWGRQPEKGSESPTNSEERQKYRQEETAQRCHEEREERRKEERERAIAGRRGDDEDRGMPMLTEEGKGRKRRRRPSFDESFYVDEQLQQRQDSDTTEKHQPGPPEPKVAHKMETHKNECRLTSHADVSRERIEKAERADKGDTREKGDRAERGEIVISGSDLMSVLSANRIKKNPVGRPKISTDALKHREPIHNLINKANLNTNPRLPSPNPSPRGSISPSPSPKPRANISPSLSPRPRMALSPSPSHSISSTASSRPTKAKDRWSYLKAKSHASLTSPQRDNRNSPSTLADPPSAFPITPSSPLYTNTDSLTVHTPIKRKRGRPKKQPLLTVETIHEGTSTSPPSPLAQDTAAGLNRRRKTHTLNTLVQMASTTTSANSNNLKLKRGRGPSRPVNKMKLGKMQSILNEILSGSSQNGALALKSSSAPVSSAMSAMASTIEARLGKQINVSKRGTIYIGKKRGRKPRAETQGLNPPKTTRDKPITSVSTSSLYESPVVPSATLSPSSSTPSIRNSHSDATMPSLQPISALPSKLAGRSFLSGGWKLSPPRLLANSPSHLSEGASVKEVTLSPISESHSEETIPSDSGIGTDNNSTSDQTEKGSASRRRYSFDLCGFEAAEAAALEASNRGSKARCERQVTAVDNFLSQQEKKQKHHRRKRKCLQSRDHLHFLSELEEVVLKLQQLRVSHRRYTCYPQQPYPSIFRLNFHHYYPVTYDSYSCDSSSYLRRSADLKAKRRRGRPAKPSEPITSKLPFVQGYGYPLPGGNYYAAPYAMPYAPSLSLGYFPPAPPFYLPHHSLGPAPPSPFMRPAVPPPKAFHSSGHSKLQPGAKLRGGNGPLQGPSVRGEGLGSLGSGSAGGLAGVRLHKRKHKHKHKHKDEPLLSLRDRQELGGLFSGAKTNARLSMLSDRRDMASQGSSKHLEKQRGSGRGSSLGSSLGMFESDQLSTHSLADSQFHSRQTRQPINSFMSSYSSQSQRSESTSDLFVGSREDDCGGRSRNTRLTVFGDQGLMSFQTARQEPGQMNNCSSSSLTDVPSKRRYKRREVEQIQKDVRRMHSLNFEHVQKILRAKRLQRQAKTGNNVIKRRPGRPRKQPIVESEPTNRMANDRADGRGLDMFAGRRGDGRTQGMPVLERCDDLPGRQSLRQNLTPEPLEFSNHDSISATIETVVHQARSVPPLAKGGKRRGRGHSRDQLWAPSCQ from the exons ACATACGAGCGCCAGTTCAGAATGCctgagcagagagagggaggcctgCTGCAACTACTGGGAGATCACACTCTGCCCAAACACCAGCTTCGCAGCTCCCTCcctcctgcacacacactctcacacacacagcaaacacagcacaccCTCGTGCAGCAATTCCAACACCCTCATGCACATCAGCACCAAATCAATCCGGACTGGATTACGCCTGCAGCACCTTCAGCATCCCCGGCCAATCGTGCAGATTCTGAGCCAGCCAGGGAACTGGCAGGAGCCAGTCGGAGCTCTTTGCTTGATCCAGCCCAACCTTTCTCACGGACAGCGACACAAAGTCCCTCACCTCAGAGATCCCTGACTCCAGACCTGCAGTTGCCAGTGGTTACAGATGCCAGTATTCTCAACCTAACCTCTCTCAGCAG GGGGAGGGGTTTGCAAGAGGTCAGTGAACAGCTCTTTGGGAACATCAAGAGGAAATACGGCAGGAAGGACTCCCAGAGGATGCTCTGTAATCCCCACAGTGCTGATACACCTTGGGGAAGACAGCCAGAGAAAGGATCGGAAAGCCCAACTAATTCAGAGGAGAGGCAGAAGTACAGGCAAGAGGAGACAGCTCAGCGGTGTcatgaagaaagagaggaaaggagaaaagaggaaagagagcgAGCGATTGCTGGGAGGAGAGGTGATGATGAAGACAGAGGGATGCCCATGCTGACAGAGGAAGGGAAAGGAAGAAAGAGGCGGAGGAGGCCTTCTTTTGACGAGTCATTTTATGTAGATGAGCAATTACAGCAACGGCAGGACTCTGACACTACAGAGAAGCACCAGCCTGGGCCCCCAGAACCCAAAGTAGCACATAAGATGGAGACTCACAAAAATGAATGTCGACTCACAAGTCACGCTGATGTCAGTAGAGAAAGGATAGAAAAAGCAGAGAGAGCAGATAAAGGCGATACAAGAGAAAAAGGCGACCGGGCAGAAAGAGGAGAGATAGTTATAAGTGGGTCTGACTTAATGTCTGTTTTGAGTgcaaatagaataaaaaagaacccaGTTGGTCGTCCTAAGATCAGCACAGACGCCCTTAAACACAGAGAGCCTATTCACAATCTTATCAACAAAGCCAATCTTAACACAAACCCCAGACTCCCCAGCCCAAACCCCAGCCCCAGGGGCAGCATCAGTCCTAGCCCAAGCCCTAAACCCAGGGCTAACATTAGTCCCAGTCTCAGCCCCAGACCAAGGATGGCCCTGAGTCCCAGCCCCAGCCACAGCATCAGCTCCACAGCCAGTTCCAGACCAACCAAGGCCAAGGACAGATGGTCCTACCTGAAAGCTAAAAGCCATGCCAGCCTCACGTCACCCCAGAGAGACAACCGGAATAGCCCCTCAACCTTAGCTGACCCACCCTCTGCCTTCCCCATCACCCCCTCTAGCCCCCTCTACACCAACACTGACAGCCTGACTGTCCACACACCCATTAAGAGGAAACGAGGACGCCCCAAAAAACAGCCACTACTTACAGTGGAGACCATCCATGAGGGCACCTCCACCTCACCTCCAAGCCCACTGGCACAGGATACCGCTGCAGGGCTAAACCGTAggaggaagacacacacactaaacacattAGTGCAAATGGCCTCCACGACCACCAGTGCCAATTCTAATAATCTGAAACTAAAGCGTGGCAGAGGCCCTTCCAGGCCAGTGAATAAGATGAAGCTTGGGAAAATGCAGAGCATCCTGAACGAGATCCTTTCAGGTTCCAGTCAGAACGGCGCTCTGGCTCTGAAGTCATCTTCAGCCCCTGTTTCCTCAGCTATGAGTGCCATGGCGTCCACCATTGAGGCTCGGCTGGGAAAACAGATAAATGTCAGCAAGAGAGGAACCATCTACATTGGTAAGAAGAGAGGGCGGAAACCCAGAGCAGAAACCCAAGGCTTAAACCCTCCCAAAACCACAAGGGACAAGCCAATCACATCTGTCTCCACATCCAGTCTCTATGAGAGCCCTGTAGTGCCTTCTGCCACCTTGTCTCCCAGCTCCAGCACTCCATCCATAAGAAACAGCCACTCTGATGCCACTATGCCAAGTTTGCAGCCCATCTCAGCCCTGCCCTCCAAGCTTGCAGGCAGGAGCTTCCTCTCTGGGGGATGGAAACTGTCTCCTCCACGCCTTCTGGCTAATTCCCCTTCCCACCTGTCAGAGGGGGCATCAGTGAAGGAAGTGACCCTGTCCCCCATCAGCGAGTCCCACAGCGAGGAGACTATTCCAAGCGACAGTGGGATTGGGACAGATAACAACAGCACCTCAGATCAAACGGAGAAGGGCTCCGCCTCTCGACGCAG GTACTCATTTGATCTGTGTGGGTTTGAGGCTGCAGAGGCAGCAGCCTTGGAAGCATCCAACAGGGGCAGCAAAGCACGCTGTGAACGGCAAGTAACTGCTGTTGACAACTTCCTGTCACAGCAGGAAAAGAAGCAAAAGCATCATCGTAGGAAGAGGAAGTGCCTACAGAGCCGGGATCATCTTCACTTTCTTTCTGAACTGGAGGAG GTTGTGTTAAAGCTCCAGCAGCTACGAGTGTCTCACAGACGATACACCTGCTACCCCCAGCAACCATATCCCTCCATTTTCCGCCTCAACTTCCATCATTACTATCCTGTTACCTATGACTCCTACTCCTGTGACTCCAGCTCGTACCTCCGCAGGAGCGCCGATCTGAAGGCTAAGAGGAGACGCGGCCGTCCAGCTAAACCCAGCGAGCCAATCACATCGAAGCTGCCTTTTGTTCAAGGATATGGTTATCCGCTGCCAGGGGGAAATTACTATGCAGCACCGTATGCGATGCCTTACGCACCTTCTCTGAGTTTGGGCTACTTTCCCCCTGCTCCCCCATTTTATCTGCCCCACCACTCGCTAGGACCTGCGCCTCCATCTCCCTTCATGAGGCCAGCTGTACCCCCTCCCAAGGCTTTCCACTCTAGTGGACACTCAAAGCTCCAGCCAGGGGCCAAGCTTCGCGGCGGCAATGGCCCACTTCAGGGGCCCTCTGTAAGAGGAGAGGGCCTTGGATCCCTGGGCAGTGGCAGTGCAGGTGGTCTTGCAGGGGTTCGTCTCCATAAGAGGAAGCACAAGCACAAACATAAGCACAAGGATGAACCTCTCCTTTCGCTGCGAGACCGGCAGGAATTGGGCGGGCTCTTTAGCGGCGCAAAGACCAATGCCCGTCTCAGCATGCTAAGTGACAGGAGGGACATGGCCAGTCAGGGCTCTTCAAAGCATCTGGAGAAGCAGAGGGGCAGTGGTAGAGGCTCAAGCCTAGGATCCAGCTTAGGGATGTTTGAGTCGGACCAGCTGTCCACACACTCTCTCGCTGACAGTCAGTTCCACTCCCGTCAGACTCGACAGCCAATAAACAGCTTCATGAGCAGCTACAGTAGCCAATCGCAGAGGTCAGAGTCAACTTCTGACCTGTTTGTGGGGTCACGGGAGGACGACTGTGGAGGGAGGAGCAGAAACACGAGGCTCACTGTGTTTGGAGATCAGGGCTTAATGTCATTCCAAACTGCCAGGCAGGAGCCAGGACAGATGAACAACTGCTCCAGTTCCTCCCTCACTG ATGTTCCCAGTAAGCGGAGATATAAGCGACGCGAGGTGGAACAGATCCAGAAGGACGTGAGGAGGATGCATTCTTTGAACTTTGAGCATGTGCAGAAGATCCTCCGTGCCAAGCGCCTGCAGCGACAAGccaaaacaggaaacaatgtCATTAAAAGACGGCCTGGGCGGCCCCGAAAACAACCCATAGTGGAATCTGAGCCGACTAATAGGATGGCAAATGATCGGGCTGATGGTCGAGGTTTGGACATGTTTGCCGGTAGGAGAGGAGATGGGAGGACTCAGGGGATGCCTGTCCTGGAGAGGTGTGATGACCTGCCAGGTAGGCAGAGCCTCCGGCAAAACTTGACCCCCGAGCCTCTGGAGTTCTCAAATCATGATTCCATCTCAGCAACAATTGAGACTGTGGTGCATCAAGCGCGATCTGTGCCTCCTCTGGCCAAAGGAGGGAAACGCAGAGGCAGGGGCCACAGCAGGGACCAGTTATGGGCTCCTTCCTGTCAGTAG